A part of Maridesulfovibrio hydrothermalis AM13 = DSM 14728 genomic DNA contains:
- a CDS encoding response regulator, with amino-acid sequence MSIRPNYIPKILIIDDEPFNLEFLEIVLRQKGYNILTATNGRDGRNLAEKELPDLILLDIMMPGENGFECATVLRLSPETSEIPIIFLTALDDAKNTTKGYDAGAVDFIIKPFEYKDVIHSIRLHLKISESEKQLLRSGSTDILTSPAPNRSSDILLEKGARSTYPDEPVQSGSFIYEMVILSNKSEAHLLLNFSPPVADHEIHQKVQIMLAENTGPLFTTSETLRNVGFKLKSIIGDQSKIFGAFASIDRETDKLTVANAGDHALIFQKQRREPTLIERQSADLGTLGRGIMPCATYEMKKGDRLFMFSRGMLASFNSRFEAISELKEACELSAGVDIDTACQAAAEMLQRNNEKLDGILVAIEG; translated from the coding sequence ATGAGCATCAGACCAAATTATATACCCAAAATCCTTATCATTGATGATGAACCGTTCAACCTTGAATTTCTGGAAATCGTTTTAAGACAAAAGGGTTATAATATCCTGACCGCCACGAATGGACGCGATGGCAGGAATTTAGCGGAAAAGGAACTGCCGGATCTAATTCTTCTGGATATAATGATGCCCGGTGAAAACGGATTCGAATGTGCTACAGTTCTTCGCCTTTCCCCTGAAACATCAGAGATTCCTATCATTTTCCTTACCGCTCTGGATGACGCCAAGAATACGACTAAAGGCTATGATGCCGGTGCAGTTGATTTCATTATCAAACCTTTTGAATACAAAGACGTAATCCACAGTATCAGGTTGCATTTAAAAATTTCGGAAAGCGAAAAACAGCTGCTGCGTTCAGGATCTACAGATATTTTAACATCACCCGCTCCAAACCGTTCCAGTGATATTCTGCTGGAAAAGGGAGCTAGATCAACCTATCCGGATGAGCCGGTCCAGTCTGGTTCATTTATTTATGAAATGGTTATACTTTCAAACAAATCGGAAGCACACCTGCTGTTGAACTTCAGTCCCCCTGTAGCGGATCATGAAATACATCAAAAAGTTCAAATCATGCTGGCTGAAAACACAGGTCCGCTTTTCACCACGTCCGAGACTTTGCGTAACGTAGGCTTCAAGCTGAAATCCATAATAGGTGATCAGTCCAAAATTTTCGGAGCATTTGCCAGTATAGACCGCGAAACGGATAAGCTTACCGTAGCCAATGCCGGAGATCACGCTTTAATATTCCAGAAGCAGCGACGTGAACCTACATTAATTGAACGGCAAAGCGCTGATCTAGGCACTCTAGGAAGGGGAATTATGCCCTGCGCCACTTATGAGATGAAAAAAGGTGATCGGCTGTTCATGTTCAGCCGAGGGATGCTGGCATCATTTAACAGTCGATTTGAAGCCATAAGTGAGCTGAAAGAAGCCTGCGAACTTTCCGCCGGAGTGGATATTGATACAGCATGTCAGGCAGCAGCGGAAATGCTGCAAAGAAACAACGAAAAACTTGATGGCATACTGGTAGCAATTGAAGGGTAA
- a CDS encoding type IV toxin-antitoxin system AbiEi family antitoxin domain-containing protein — MQGLGTLRPALMQALLEQCNSIKVKRLSLFLAKEASHRWFTHLSRKT, encoded by the coding sequence ATGCAAGGACTCGGCACCCTGCGACCTGCTCTCATGCAAGCGCTGCTCGAACAATGCAACAGCATCAAAGTTAAACGTCTTTCCCTGTTCCTTGCCAAAGAGGCCAGTCATCGCTGGTTCACTCATCTAAGCCGGAAAACATAA